CTTTTTTTAAAGCTCTTTTTTTATTGATAATGATTTTAGCAGCATCATGCAGAAAATCCAATTCGATAGAAAATGCGCTTAAGAAAAATGAAACTTTCACTAAAAATGAAAAAGAAGAAGTCGAAGCTTTCTTTTTTATTGCAACGGCAAATGTTGGAAAAACCATTATTTCTAAAAGTCAGATTGCACAACAAAAAAGTTCAGAAAATTCAATAGTGATTTTAGGCAACAAAATCGAAAAGCATCAAACCCGTCTGCTGCAGGAAGTGACCGAACTGGCAAACAAAAAGCTGCTGATTATTTCAGAAATAAATGCAACACACAGAAGAGATACTTACGATCTGGTTACCGCAAAAAATTCTTCAGATTTTAATAAAGTGTATTTAAATGCGATGAAAAAATGTCTAGAAGAGCAGATTGATTTACTTGAAACTGTT
This portion of the Flavobacterium gelatinilyticum genome encodes:
- a CDS encoding DUF4142 domain-containing protein translates to MKAKPVLKAAFFKALFLLIMILAASCRKSNSIENALKKNETFTKNEKEEVEAFFFIATANVGKTIISKSQIAQQKSSENSIVILGNKIEKHQTRLLQEVTELANKKLLIISEINATHRRDTYDLVTAKNSSDFNKVYLNAMKKCLEEQIDLLETVSKETNDKAILKLVLEYLPEQYDLLREVEQKIKERN